Proteins encoded by one window of Desulfobacterales bacterium:
- a CDS encoding SEC-C domain-containing protein: MNPCPCNPEKDFAECCYPYLSGAAPAPSAEALMRSRYSAYVNGEFNYLLDTWHPDNRDSAPDFAAQAGIRWQGLEIIAMQAGNPDDTEGMVEFKVKYEAGGRTNFLHEKSTFVKEKGKWFYVSGKTMPCLSTKVGRNEPCPCGSGRKYKKCCMR, translated from the coding sequence ATGAATCCCTGCCCCTGTAATCCGGAAAAAGACTTTGCCGAATGCTGCTACCCCTATCTCTCCGGAGCAGCCCCGGCCCCGAGCGCCGAGGCCCTGATGCGCTCCCGCTACTCCGCCTATGTCAACGGAGAATTCAACTACCTGCTCGATACCTGGCATCCGGACAACCGGGACTCCGCGCCCGACTTCGCGGCCCAGGCCGGTATCCGCTGGCAGGGACTGGAGATCATTGCGATGCAGGCCGGCAACCCGGATGACACCGAAGGCATGGTGGAGTTCAAGGTCAAGTACGAGGCCGGCGGCCGGACCAATTTCCTCCACGAAAAAAGCACCTTTGTCAAAGAGAAGGGCAAGTGGTTCTATGTCTCCGGCAAGACCATGCCCTGCCTCTCGACCAAGGTGGGCCGCAACGAGCCCTGTCCCTGCGGCAGCGGCAGGAAATACAAAAAATGTTGCATGCGGTGA